In Streptomyces canus, one DNA window encodes the following:
- a CDS encoding acyl-CoA carboxylase subunit beta, producing the protein MSEPEATDIHTTAGKLADLQRRIDEATHAGSARAVEKQHAKGKLTARERIELLLDEGSFVELDEFARHRSTNFGLENNRPYGDGVVTGYGTVDGRPVAVFSQDFTVFGGALGEVYGQKIVKVMDFALKTGCPVIGINDSGGARIQEGVASLGAYGEIFRRNTHASGVIPQISLVVGPCAGGAVYSPAITDFTVMVDQTSHMFITGPDVIKTVTGEDVGFEELGGARTHNAVSGVAHHMAGDEKDAIEYVKQLLSYLPSNNLSEPPVYPEEADLAITDEDRELDTLVPDSANQPYDMHTVIEHILDDAEFFETQPLYAPNILTGYGRVEGHPVGIVANQPMQFAGCLDITASEKAARFVRTCDAFNIPVITFVDVPGFLPGVDQEHDGIIRRGAKLIYAYAEATVPLITVITRKAFGGAYDVMGSKHLGADLNLAWPTAQIAVMGAQGAVNILHRRTIAEAEAAGELEATRARLIQEYEDALLNPYIAAERGYIDSVIMPSDTRRHVVRGLRQLRTKRESLPPKKHGNIPL; encoded by the coding sequence ATGTCCGAGCCGGAAGCGACCGACATTCACACCACCGCGGGCAAGCTCGCGGATCTCCAGCGTCGTATTGACGAGGCGACGCACGCCGGCTCCGCACGCGCCGTCGAGAAGCAGCACGCCAAGGGCAAGCTGACGGCCCGTGAGCGCATCGAGCTCCTCCTGGACGAGGGCTCCTTCGTCGAGTTGGACGAGTTCGCCCGGCACCGCTCCACCAACTTCGGTCTGGAGAACAACCGCCCCTACGGCGACGGTGTCGTCACCGGCTACGGCACGGTCGACGGCCGCCCCGTCGCCGTGTTCTCCCAGGACTTCACCGTCTTCGGCGGCGCGCTGGGCGAGGTCTACGGCCAGAAGATCGTCAAGGTGATGGACTTCGCGCTGAAGACCGGCTGTCCGGTCATCGGCATCAACGACTCCGGCGGCGCCCGGATCCAGGAGGGAGTGGCCTCCCTCGGCGCCTACGGCGAGATCTTCCGCCGCAACACCCACGCCAGCGGTGTCATCCCGCAGATCAGCCTGGTCGTCGGTCCCTGCGCCGGCGGAGCCGTGTACTCCCCGGCGATCACCGACTTCACGGTCATGGTCGACCAGACCTCGCACATGTTCATCACCGGCCCCGACGTCATCAAGACGGTCACCGGTGAGGACGTCGGCTTCGAGGAGCTGGGCGGCGCCCGCACCCACAACGCGGTGTCCGGCGTGGCCCATCACATGGCCGGGGACGAGAAGGACGCCATCGAGTACGTCAAGCAGCTGCTGTCGTACCTGCCGTCCAACAACCTCTCCGAGCCGCCGGTCTACCCGGAGGAGGCGGACCTCGCGATCACCGACGAGGACCGCGAGCTGGACACGCTCGTGCCGGACAGCGCGAACCAGCCGTACGACATGCACACGGTGATCGAACACATCCTGGACGACGCCGAGTTCTTCGAGACGCAGCCGCTGTACGCGCCGAACATCCTCACCGGCTACGGCCGTGTCGAGGGCCACCCGGTCGGCATCGTGGCCAACCAGCCGATGCAGTTCGCCGGGTGCCTCGACATCACCGCGTCCGAGAAGGCGGCGCGCTTCGTCCGCACCTGCGACGCCTTCAACATCCCGGTGATCACCTTCGTCGACGTACCGGGCTTCCTCCCCGGCGTCGACCAGGAGCACGACGGCATCATCCGCCGCGGCGCCAAGCTGATCTACGCCTACGCGGAAGCCACCGTCCCCCTCATCACGGTGATCACCCGCAAGGCCTTCGGCGGCGCCTACGACGTCATGGGCTCCAAGCACCTCGGCGCGGACCTCAACCTCGCCTGGCCGACCGCCCAGATCGCCGTGATGGGCGCCCAGGGCGCGGTCAACATCCTGCACCGCCGCACGATCGCGGAGGCGGAGGCGGCCGGAGAGCTGGAGGCGACCCGCGCCCGCCTGATCCAGGAGTACGAGGACGCCCTTCTCAACCCCTACATCGCGGCCGAGCGCGGCTACATCGACTCGGTGATCATGCCGTCGGACACCCGCCGCCACGTGGTCCGGGGCCTGCGCCAGCTGCGCACCAAGCGCGAGTCCCTGCCCCCCAAGAAGCACGGCAACATCCCCCTCTAG
- a CDS encoding GGDEF domain-containing protein, whose protein sequence is MGEDIRLAAVVALAQGMAAAHGSREAWRAAAAGACRALGGSFAALSVWERELGRLRVLVNVGELAAGEEEFPDGEAYPVHQFPEITEFLHERWAGGGEPNAWVETAEGPAAGGRPGYVHQRVAALRRRGRGSCVVAPIVLNGRAWGELYVARPAGAPVFGREDADFATVLAAVVAAGIAQAERLEEARRLAFTDALTGLANRRAVDARLDEAVDRHKRDGVVVSLVVCDLNGLKRVNDTRGHAVGDRLLERFGSVLSLCGAMLPGALAARLGGDEFCLLAVGPSADDVVKAADELCRRAGELELGEGVACGVASTADPIGPVLSARRLFRLADAAQYRAKAERAVKPVVAGRAGPDDPVVRLADAAPSGETAERRQFRGRLP, encoded by the coding sequence ATGGGTGAGGACATCCGGCTGGCCGCCGTCGTGGCGTTGGCTCAGGGCATGGCGGCGGCCCACGGCTCGCGGGAGGCGTGGCGGGCCGCCGCCGCTGGGGCGTGCCGTGCGCTCGGGGGGAGTTTCGCCGCGTTGTCCGTGTGGGAGCGGGAGCTCGGGCGGCTCAGGGTGCTGGTGAACGTGGGGGAGCTGGCCGCCGGTGAGGAGGAGTTCCCCGACGGTGAGGCCTACCCCGTGCACCAGTTCCCGGAGATCACCGAGTTTCTGCACGAGCGGTGGGCCGGGGGCGGCGAGCCCAACGCGTGGGTCGAGACGGCGGAGGGGCCCGCGGCCGGGGGGCGACCCGGCTATGTGCATCAGCGGGTCGCCGCGCTGCGCAGAAGGGGGCGCGGGAGCTGTGTCGTCGCTCCGATCGTGCTGAACGGGCGGGCGTGGGGGGAGCTGTACGTCGCCCGCCCCGCCGGCGCCCCCGTCTTCGGGCGGGAGGACGCCGACTTCGCCACCGTTCTGGCCGCCGTGGTCGCCGCCGGAATCGCCCAGGCGGAGCGGCTGGAGGAGGCGAGACGGCTGGCGTTCACGGATGCGCTGACCGGACTCGCCAATCGTCGTGCCGTTGACGCGCGGCTCGACGAGGCCGTAGACCGGCACAAGCGGGACGGTGTCGTCGTCAGCCTCGTCGTGTGTGATCTGAACGGGCTCAAGCGGGTCAACGACACTCGCGGACACGCCGTGGGCGACCGGTTGCTGGAACGTTTCGGCTCGGTGCTGTCCCTGTGCGGGGCCATGCTGCCGGGTGCCCTCGCCGCGCGGCTCGGCGGAGACGAGTTCTGTCTGCTCGCCGTCGGCCCGTCCGCCGACGACGTGGTCAAGGCGGCCGATGAACTCTGTCGGCGGGCCGGGGAGTTGGAGCTGGGCGAGGGAGTGGCCTGTGGGGTCGCCTCCACCGCGGATCCGATCGGACCCGTTCTGTCCGCCCGGCGGCTGTTCCGGCTCGCCGATGCCGCGCAGTACCGGGCCAAGGCCGAACGCGCCGTCAAGCCCGTCGTCGCGGGGCGGGCGGGGCCCGACGATCCCGTGGTACGGCTGGCCGACGCCGCTCCTTCCGGGGAGACGGCCGAGCGGCGGCAGTTCCGGGGGCGACTGCCCTGA
- a CDS encoding ABC transporter ATP-binding protein, translating into MYELRSVTKRYSRGRDTVDALAGVDLTIADGDRLVIQGPTGGGKSTLLQMLGGLDKPTEGEVVLDGTDLAKLSEARLTKVRSENIGFVFQSFNLIPTLTAQENVETALVPLGVKVKERRERAAEALTSVGLGERLRHLPSELSGGQQQRVAIARALVKQPKVLLADEPTGNLDESMRDEIMDVLERMWKELGLTFIMVTHDSAIAKKAPRLATIRKGRITVKENAAS; encoded by the coding sequence ATGTACGAACTCAGAAGCGTCACCAAGCGCTACTCCCGAGGCAGGGACACCGTCGACGCGCTCGCCGGTGTCGACCTCACCATCGCCGACGGGGACCGTCTCGTCATCCAGGGGCCCACCGGCGGCGGCAAGTCCACCCTCCTTCAGATGCTCGGCGGACTGGACAAGCCCACGGAGGGCGAAGTGGTGCTCGACGGCACCGACTTGGCCAAGCTGTCGGAGGCCAGGCTCACCAAGGTCCGCAGCGAGAACATCGGCTTCGTCTTCCAGTCCTTCAACCTCATCCCCACCCTCACCGCCCAGGAGAACGTCGAGACCGCCCTCGTACCCCTCGGCGTGAAGGTGAAGGAGCGTCGGGAGCGGGCGGCGGAGGCCCTCACCTCCGTCGGGCTCGGTGAGCGCCTGAGGCATCTGCCCTCCGAGTTGTCCGGCGGACAGCAGCAGCGCGTCGCCATCGCCCGCGCCCTCGTCAAGCAGCCGAAGGTGCTCCTCGCCGACGAACCCACCGGCAACCTCGACGAGTCGATGCGCGACGAGATCATGGACGTACTCGAACGCATGTGGAAGGAGCTGGGGCTGACCTTCATCATGGTCACCCACGACTCCGCCATCGCGAAGAAGGCCCCGCGTCTCGCCACGATCCGCAAGGGCAGGATCACGGTGAAGGAGAACGCCGCCTCCTGA
- a CDS encoding biotin--[acetyl-CoA-carboxylase] ligase has protein sequence MTPRDASGDDSRWSDLDRPPLNAAALRRGLVREGGLWSGIEVVAGTGSTNSDLVARAGAGKAAEGAVLVAEEQTAGRGRLDRQWTAPPRSGLFFSVLLTPGDVPVARWGWLPLLTGVAVATGLSRAAGVDTALKWPNDLLVTVGGEERKAGGILAERAGEGGVVVGVGINVTLREDELPVPTAGSLLLAGAVSTDRDPLLRAVLRSLEEWYERWRTAAGDPTVSGLQETYAAGCATLGRTVRAELPGDRSLVGEAVAVDGDGRLVIATEEGVQEPVGAGDIVHLRPA, from the coding sequence ATGACGCCGCGAGATGCTTCAGGAGACGACAGCCGTTGGTCGGACCTCGACCGGCCACCCCTCAACGCGGCCGCGTTGCGCCGCGGGCTGGTGCGGGAGGGCGGGCTGTGGTCCGGGATCGAGGTGGTGGCCGGCACCGGCTCCACCAACTCCGACCTGGTCGCCCGTGCCGGCGCGGGCAAGGCGGCCGAGGGCGCGGTCCTCGTCGCCGAGGAGCAGACCGCGGGGCGGGGCCGCCTGGACCGCCAGTGGACCGCGCCGCCGAGGTCGGGCTTGTTCTTCTCCGTTCTGCTGACGCCCGGTGATGTGCCGGTGGCCCGCTGGGGCTGGCTGCCGCTGCTGACGGGGGTGGCGGTGGCGACGGGGCTGTCCCGGGCCGCAGGTGTCGATACGGCCTTGAAGTGGCCCAACGACCTGCTCGTGACCGTGGGCGGCGAGGAACGCAAGGCCGGCGGAATCCTCGCGGAGCGGGCGGGCGAGGGCGGCGTCGTCGTGGGCGTGGGCATCAACGTCACCCTCCGGGAGGACGAGCTGCCGGTCCCGACCGCGGGTTCGCTGCTGCTGGCCGGAGCGGTGAGCACGGACCGGGACCCCCTGCTGCGGGCCGTCCTGCGCTCCCTGGAGGAGTGGTACGAGCGGTGGCGCACGGCGGCGGGCGACCCGACGGTGAGCGGACTCCAGGAGACGTACGCGGCGGGGTGCGCGACGCTGGGAAGGACGGTACGGGCGGAGCTGCCGGGTGACCGCTCACTGGTCGGCGAGGCGGTCGCGGTGGACGGCGACGGCCGTTTGGTGATCGCGACGGAGGAGGGCGTACAGGAACCGGTGGGTGCAGGAGACATCGTGCACCTGCGACCCGCGTAG
- the hutH gene encoding histidine ammonia-lyase: MHTVVVGTSGVTASDVLAVARDGARIELSEEAVAALAAARGIVDALAAKPEPVYGVSTGFGALATRHISQELRAQLQRNIVRSHAAGMGPRVEREVVRALMFLRLKTVCSGHTGVRPEVAQTMADVLNAGITPVVHEYGSLGCSGDLAPLSHCALTLMGEGDAEGPDGVVRPAGELLAEHGIEPVELREKEGLALLNGTDGMLGMLVMALADLDMLYKSADITAALSLEALLGTDRVLAPELHAIRPHPGQGASAANMLAVLTGSELTGHHQDDAPRVQDAYSVRCAPQVAGAGRDTMAHARLVAERELASAVDNPVVLPDGRVESNGNFHGAPVAYVLDFLAIAVADLASIAERRTDRLLDKNRSHGLPPFLADDAGVDSGLMIAQYTQAALVSELKRLAVPASADSIPSSAMQEDHVSMGWSAARKLRTAVDNLTRVLAVELYAASRAVELREGLSPAPATRAAITAVRKAGVEGPGPDRFLAPDLAAADAFVREGRLVEAVETVTGPLR, from the coding sequence ATGCACACTGTGGTGGTGGGGACGTCCGGGGTCACCGCGTCCGACGTTCTTGCCGTGGCACGAGACGGTGCCCGCATCGAGCTCTCCGAGGAGGCGGTCGCCGCCCTCGCCGCGGCCCGCGGGATCGTGGACGCCCTCGCGGCCAAGCCCGAGCCCGTCTACGGCGTCAGCACCGGCTTCGGTGCCCTCGCGACCCGGCACATCAGCCAGGAGCTCCGCGCCCAACTGCAGCGCAACATCGTCCGTTCGCACGCCGCCGGAATGGGGCCGCGGGTGGAGCGGGAGGTCGTACGGGCGCTGATGTTCCTGCGACTGAAGACCGTCTGCTCGGGACACACGGGGGTGCGGCCCGAGGTCGCGCAGACCATGGCCGACGTGCTCAACGCCGGGATCACGCCGGTCGTCCACGAATACGGGTCGCTCGGCTGCTCCGGCGACCTGGCGCCACTGTCCCACTGTGCCCTCACGCTCATGGGGGAGGGCGACGCCGAGGGGCCGGACGGTGTGGTGCGGCCCGCCGGTGAGCTGCTCGCCGAGCACGGGATCGAGCCGGTCGAGCTGCGCGAGAAGGAGGGGCTCGCCCTTCTCAACGGCACCGACGGCATGCTCGGGATGCTGGTCATGGCGCTCGCCGATCTGGACATGCTCTACAAGTCCGCCGACATCACCGCCGCCCTGTCGTTGGAGGCTCTGCTCGGTACCGACAGGGTGCTCGCTCCCGAACTGCACGCCATCCGGCCGCACCCGGGGCAGGGGGCCTCCGCCGCCAACATGCTGGCCGTGCTGACGGGTTCGGAGCTCACCGGGCATCACCAGGACGACGCGCCCCGGGTCCAGGACGCCTACTCCGTGCGCTGCGCGCCGCAGGTCGCCGGGGCCGGGCGGGACACCATGGCGCATGCGCGGCTGGTGGCGGAGAGGGAGTTGGCGTCCGCGGTCGACAACCCCGTCGTCCTGCCGGACGGGCGCGTCGAGTCCAACGGCAACTTCCATGGCGCGCCCGTGGCTTACGTCCTCGACTTCCTCGCCATCGCCGTCGCCGACCTCGCGTCGATCGCCGAGCGGCGCACCGACCGGCTGCTCGACAAGAACCGGTCCCACGGGCTGCCGCCGTTCCTCGCTGACGACGCCGGTGTCGACTCCGGACTGATGATCGCGCAGTACACGCAGGCCGCGCTGGTCAGCGAGTTGAAGCGGCTGGCCGTACCGGCGTCCGCGGACTCGATCCCGTCCTCCGCGATGCAGGAGGACCACGTCTCGATGGGGTGGTCGGCCGCCCGCAAGCTGCGTACCGCCGTCGACAACCTCACCCGGGTCCTCGCCGTCGAGCTCTACGCCGCCTCGCGCGCCGTCGAGCTGCGCGAGGGCCTGAGTCCCGCGCCGGCGACGCGGGCCGCCATCACCGCCGTACGCAAGGCGGGTGTCGAGGGGCCCGGTCCGGACCGGTTCCTGGCGCCGGACCTCGCCGCGGCGGACGCGTTCGTGCGCGAGGGGCGGCTGGTCGAGGCGGTGGAGACGGTCACCGGGCCTTTGCGGTAA
- a CDS encoding enoyl-CoA hydratase/isomerase family protein: protein MGEERFGEFVLVRRHEEGIVAELVLDRPKAMNAVSTEMARSVAAACASLGGDEGVRVVVVTSTHERAFCVGADLKERNSFSDAELLRQRPVARGAYTGVLELPVPTIAAVHGFALGGGFELALSCDLIVADRTAVVGLPEVSVGVIPGGGGTQLLPRRVGAARASELIFTARRVEAEEAQRLGLVDQLVEAGEDRAEALSLAARIAANSPVGLRAAKRALRLGQGLDLRAGLEVEDAAWRAVAFSGDRAEGVAAFNERRAPRWPPAV from the coding sequence ATGGGTGAGGAGCGGTTCGGGGAGTTCGTGCTGGTGCGGCGGCATGAGGAGGGGATTGTCGCCGAGCTGGTTCTCGATCGGCCCAAGGCGATGAACGCGGTCTCCACGGAGATGGCACGGTCCGTCGCCGCCGCCTGTGCCTCGCTGGGGGGTGATGAGGGGGTACGGGTGGTCGTGGTGACCTCCACGCATGAGCGGGCGTTCTGTGTCGGGGCGGATCTGAAGGAGCGGAACTCCTTCAGCGACGCTGAGCTGCTGCGGCAGCGACCGGTGGCCCGGGGGGCGTACACGGGGGTGCTGGAGTTGCCTGTGCCGACGATCGCCGCGGTGCACGGGTTCGCGTTGGGCGGGGGATTCGAGCTGGCGCTGTCGTGCGACCTGATCGTGGCCGACCGTACGGCGGTGGTGGGGTTGCCGGAGGTGTCGGTGGGGGTGATCCCCGGGGGCGGGGGGACGCAGTTGCTGCCTCGGCGGGTGGGGGCGGCGCGGGCTTCGGAGCTGATCTTCACCGCGCGGCGGGTGGAGGCGGAGGAGGCGCAACGGCTGGGGCTGGTGGATCAGCTGGTGGAGGCCGGGGAGGACCGGGCGGAGGCGCTTTCGCTGGCGGCTCGGATCGCCGCGAACTCGCCTGTGGGGTTGCGGGCGGCGAAGCGGGCGCTGCGGCTCGGGCAGGGGCTGGACCTGCGGGCCGGGCTCGAGGTGGAGGACGCGGCGTGGCGGGCGGTGGCGTTCTCGGGGGACCGGGCGGAGGGGGTGGCGGCGTTCAACGAGCGCCGGGCACCGCGGTGGCCTCCGGCGGTTTGA
- a CDS encoding LPXTG cell wall anchor domain-containing protein has translation MLTATAAGTLLGALWFVPSANATQDSPARTEPSPQVTAQARVTTTSAETSVDDTRLADTGSFDTTPYVVGGTLFLTLGAGFVVYSVRRERLGF, from the coding sequence TTGCTGACCGCCACCGCCGCGGGGACCCTGCTGGGTGCCCTGTGGTTCGTCCCGTCCGCCAACGCGACCCAGGACAGCCCGGCGAGAACAGAGCCGTCCCCGCAGGTCACGGCACAGGCGCGGGTCACGACCACGAGCGCGGAGACGTCCGTGGACGACACCCGGCTCGCCGACACCGGCAGCTTCGACACCACGCCGTACGTCGTCGGCGGCACCCTGTTCCTCACGCTGGGTGCGGGCTTCGTCGTCTATTCGGTACGACGGGAACGGCTGGGGTTTTGA
- a CDS encoding L,D-transpeptidase → MEKRVMTVSKRRRGLSVASALLGGVLVLSACSGGDDSSSSGSGGDTSQAKADEAAAKKSSQAEIKITPKDGTDNASINNSAAVTVSKGTLTGVTMTTTDGAKVAGALSADKTSWKPSTQLERSTTYKVAAEAKDSEGLVAHENASFTTVSPANSFIGNFTPEDGSTVGVGMPVSINFNKEITNKAAVQKGITVSSSSGQEVVCHWFSTVRMDCRPDQYWKENSTVTLKLALDGVEGASGVYGVQQKTVTFKIGRNQVSYVDAKTKQMKITHNGAVIKTIPISAGSPENKTYEGVMVMSEKFKETRMNGATVGFTDDDGKGEYDIKDVPHAIRLTNSGTFVHGNYWGAKSVFGNVNTSHGCVGLSDTKGANDTGTAGYWFYTNSIVGDVVVVKNTGDKTVAPDNGLNGWNLSWADWKAGSAV, encoded by the coding sequence ATGGAGAAGCGTGTGATGACGGTCAGTAAGCGGCGCAGGGGCCTTTCGGTCGCGTCCGCACTGCTCGGCGGGGTGCTGGTGCTCTCGGCCTGTTCCGGTGGCGACGACTCCTCGTCGAGCGGCAGCGGCGGCGACACCTCGCAGGCCAAGGCCGACGAGGCGGCGGCCAAGAAGAGCTCCCAGGCCGAGATCAAGATCACGCCCAAGGACGGCACGGACAACGCCTCCATCAACAACTCCGCCGCCGTCACCGTGAGCAAGGGCACGCTCACCGGTGTGACGATGACGACCACCGACGGCGCGAAGGTGGCCGGCGCGCTGTCCGCCGACAAGACCAGCTGGAAGCCCAGCACTCAGCTGGAGCGCTCCACGACCTACAAGGTCGCCGCGGAGGCCAAGGACTCCGAAGGGCTCGTCGCCCACGAGAACGCCTCGTTCACGACGGTCTCCCCGGCGAACAGCTTCATAGGCAACTTCACGCCCGAGGACGGCTCGACCGTCGGCGTGGGCATGCCGGTGTCGATCAACTTCAACAAGGAGATCACCAACAAGGCGGCCGTGCAGAAGGGCATCACGGTCTCCTCCAGCAGCGGCCAGGAGGTCGTCTGCCACTGGTTCTCCACCGTCCGCATGGACTGCCGTCCCGACCAGTACTGGAAGGAGAACTCCACCGTCACGCTGAAGCTCGCGCTCGACGGTGTCGAGGGCGCCTCCGGTGTCTACGGCGTCCAGCAGAAGACCGTCACGTTCAAGATCGGCCGCAACCAGGTCTCGTACGTCGACGCCAAGACCAAGCAGATGAAGATCACGCACAACGGCGCGGTCATCAAGACCATCCCGATCTCGGCCGGTTCCCCGGAGAACAAGACGTACGAAGGCGTCATGGTGATGTCCGAGAAGTTCAAGGAGACGCGCATGAACGGCGCGACCGTGGGCTTCACCGACGACGACGGCAAGGGCGAGTACGACATCAAGGACGTGCCGCACGCCATTCGGCTCACCAACTCCGGCACCTTCGTGCACGGCAACTACTGGGGCGCCAAGTCCGTCTTCGGCAACGTCAACACCAGCCACGGCTGCGTGGGCCTGTCCGACACCAAGGGCGCCAACGACACCGGCACGGCGGGCTACTGGTTCTACACCAACTCCATCGTCGGTGACGTGGTGGTCGTGAAGAACACCGGCGACAAGACGGTGGCCCCGGACAACGGCCTCAACGGCTGGAACCTGAGCTGGGCGGACTGGAAGGCGGGGTCGGCGGTCTGA
- a CDS encoding adenylate/guanylate cyclase domain-containing protein: MTADDTGSGADATPHPLAVRLEQLILGAERRYTPFQAARTAGVSMELATRFWRAMGFADVGQAKAFTEADVLALRRLAGLVEAGLLSEAMAVQVARSTGQTTARLAEWQIDSFLEGLTDPPEPGMTRTEVTYPIIELLLPELEEFLVYVWRRQLSASAGRVVQAADDEEMVDRRLCVGFADLVGFTRLTRRMEEEELGELVEAFETTAADLVAARGGRLIKTLGDEVLYAADDAAVAAEIALRLIETMANDETMPELRVGIAFGTVTTRMGDVFGTTVNLASRLTSIAPRDAVLVDSAFAEELIRTGEAPASEAEAAEAAATAEKEGEEPPTYRFALQPMWQRPVRGLGVVEPWLLTRRDGPPS; this comes from the coding sequence GTGACCGCAGACGACACGGGCTCCGGCGCGGACGCGACCCCGCACCCGCTCGCCGTGCGTCTCGAGCAGCTCATCCTCGGCGCAGAGCGGCGTTACACCCCTTTTCAGGCGGCCCGCACCGCCGGTGTCTCCATGGAGCTGGCCACCCGCTTCTGGCGGGCGATGGGCTTCGCCGACGTCGGCCAGGCCAAGGCCTTCACCGAGGCGGACGTCCTGGCGCTGCGCCGCCTCGCCGGTCTCGTCGAGGCAGGGCTGCTGAGCGAGGCCATGGCCGTCCAGGTGGCGCGGTCCACCGGGCAGACCACCGCCCGGCTCGCCGAGTGGCAGATCGACTCCTTCCTGGAGGGCCTGACCGACCCCCCGGAGCCGGGCATGACCCGCACCGAGGTGACGTACCCGATCATCGAGCTGCTCCTGCCCGAGCTGGAGGAGTTCCTCGTCTACGTCTGGCGCCGCCAGCTCTCCGCATCGGCTGGGCGGGTCGTGCAGGCCGCCGACGACGAGGAGATGGTCGACCGGCGGCTGTGCGTCGGCTTCGCCGACCTGGTCGGGTTCACGCGGCTGACCCGCCGTATGGAGGAGGAGGAGCTCGGCGAGCTCGTCGAGGCCTTCGAGACCACCGCCGCCGACCTCGTCGCCGCGCGCGGCGGGCGGCTCATCAAGACGCTCGGTGACGAGGTGCTGTACGCGGCCGACGACGCGGCGGTGGCCGCGGAGATCGCCCTGCGGCTGATCGAGACCATGGCGAACGACGAGACCATGCCCGAGCTGCGCGTAGGCATCGCCTTCGGCACGGTGACCACCCGTATGGGCGATGTCTTCGGTACGACGGTGAACCTCGCCTCCCGGCTGACCTCGATAGCTCCCCGCGACGCCGTTCTCGTCGACAGCGCCTTCGCGGAGGAGCTGATCCGCACCGGCGAGGCGCCCGCCTCCGAGGCCGAGGCGGCCGAGGCCGCGGCCACCGCGGAGAAGGAGGGCGAGGAGCCGCCGACGTACCGCTTCGCACTCCAGCCGATGTGGCAGCGGCCGGTGCGTGGACTCGGCGTCGTCGAGCCCTGGCTGCTGACCCGCAGGGACGGGCCTCCCTCCTAG
- a CDS encoding ABC transporter permease has product MFFTYLRRELRRRRKAALVVASGLALGIALVIVVSSVSSGMGKAQDKVLQSLYGLGTDMTVTKAAQPQASSSERPRFRFDAQDNGSDAEQSSDRVMVQGFQTLSTSTVTKVGRQTGVSDAVGGLSLQVIKINGQFTRGQFQQNGNGGGEGGGFGRNGGGTGQPQGEVRGGGANFDVNNYSVFGTDVTKAALGPLTSSKITSGRTFTSTETAAKVAVVDSAYAKEKKLKVGSTVTIKSVKFKVIGIATADSGDAAANIYVPLTQAQTLSDSKNKVTTIYVKATDSQKIDSVKSTIQKNISGTTVTTSADLADTVSGSLSTASSLATNVGKWLSIAVLVAAFLVAGLLTSSAVSRRVREFGTLKALGWKSGRVTRQVVGEAMVNGLLGGALGIALGLAGAYVVTAISPTLQAQLGGGGGGGGGGAGGPGGGGFGGGFGRQAAAKTLDVSLTAPVSLTTVSIAVGLAVAGGLIAGAFGGWRASRLRPADALRRVE; this is encoded by the coding sequence ATGTTCTTCACCTACCTGAGGCGCGAACTGCGCCGCCGCAGAAAGGCGGCCCTCGTCGTCGCCTCCGGGCTCGCGCTCGGGATCGCGCTGGTCATCGTGGTCAGCTCCGTGTCGTCCGGCATGGGGAAGGCCCAGGACAAGGTCCTCCAGTCGCTGTACGGGCTGGGCACCGACATGACGGTCACCAAGGCCGCCCAGCCGCAGGCCAGTTCGTCGGAGCGGCCGCGTTTCCGGTTCGACGCGCAGGACAACGGCTCCGACGCGGAGCAGAGCAGCGACCGGGTGATGGTGCAGGGGTTCCAGACCCTGTCCACCTCCACCGTCACCAAGGTCGGCCGGCAGACCGGTGTCTCCGACGCGGTCGGCGGGCTGAGCCTGCAGGTCATCAAGATCAACGGCCAGTTCACGCGCGGCCAGTTCCAGCAGAACGGCAACGGGGGCGGTGAAGGCGGCGGCTTCGGCCGGAACGGCGGCGGTACCGGCCAGCCCCAGGGCGAAGTGCGGGGCGGCGGCGCCAACTTCGACGTCAACAACTACTCCGTCTTCGGCACCGACGTCACCAAGGCGGCCCTCGGCCCGCTGACCTCCTCCAAGATCACCAGCGGCCGTACGTTCACGTCGACCGAGACCGCCGCGAAGGTCGCCGTCGTCGACTCCGCGTACGCCAAGGAGAAGAAGCTCAAGGTCGGCTCCACCGTCACCATCAAGAGCGTCAAGTTCAAGGTGATCGGTATCGCCACCGCGGACAGCGGGGACGCGGCCGCCAACATCTACGTCCCGCTCACCCAGGCGCAGACCCTCAGCGACTCGAAGAACAAGGTCACCACGATCTACGTCAAGGCGACCGACTCGCAGAAGATCGACTCCGTCAAGTCGACGATCCAGAAGAACATCTCGGGTACGACGGTGACGACCTCGGCGGATCTCGCGGACACGGTGTCGGGGTCGCTGTCGACGGCGTCCTCGCTCGCCACCAACGTCGGCAAGTGGCTGTCCATCGCCGTGCTCGTCGCTGCCTTCCTCGTCGCCGGTCTGCTGACCTCGTCCGCCGTCTCACGCCGGGTGCGGGAGTTCGGCACGCTCAAGGCGCTGGGGTGGAAGTCGGGGCGGGTGACCCGGCAGGTCGTCGGCGAGGCGATGGTGAACGGGCTGCTGGGCGGGGCGCTGGGCATCGCGCTCGGTCTCGCGGGGGCGTACGTCGTGACCGCCATCAGTCCCACGCTGCAGGCGCAGTTGGGCGGTGGCGGTGGTGGCGGTGGTGGCGGCGCCGGTGGTCCCGGTGGCGGAGGCTTCGGCGGTGGGTTCGGCCGTCAGGCGGCCGCCAAGACGCTGGATGTCTCCCTGACCGCTCCGGTCAGCCTGACGACGGTGTCGATCGCGGTGGGGCTCGCTGTGGCCGGCGGCCTCATCGCCGGGGCGTTCGGCGGCTGGCGCGCCTCCCGGCTGCGGCCGGCGGACGCACTGCGCCGAGTCGAGTAG